Genomic window (Streptomyces sp. TG1A-60):
TCAGTAGTCGTAGCACCTCGGCGGCCGTGGAAGTCAATGTTCCGTTCCCTCCGCAGCGGCCTCGCGCTCGGCGATTCCGCGCCGACGCAGCACAATGGCCTGTCTTACGTAGTCGAGTCCGGTGACGACGGTCAGGACGACCGCCACGGCCATCACCCACCACCTCAGAGTGGCCAGGGGCCCCTCCAACGCAAGGACGTACATCCCGACGGCGGTGCCCTGGGTGAGGGTCTTCAGCTTGCCGCCGCGGCTCGCCGGGATGACTCCGTACCGGATGACGATGAAACGCAGGAGGGTGATGCCCAGTTCCCGGCCGAGGATGACGCCCGTCACCCACCACGGCAGATCGCCGAGGGACGACAGACAGATCAGCGCGGCACCCATGATCGCCTTGTCGGCGATGGGGTCGGCGATTTTCCCGAAGTCGGTGACCAGGTCGTACGTCCGGGCCAGATGGCCGTCGAAGATGTCGGTGATCATGGCGACGGCGAAGGCGGCCCAGGCCCACGCCCGCCACACGGGGTCGTACCCGCCGTCCATGAGCATCAGCATGACGAAGCCCGGTACGAGAACCAGGCGGACCATGGTCAGAATGTTCGCGATGTTCCAGAGGCTGGCCTGGTTGACGGCGGCAGCGCCCAGCTTCCCGCCGCGCACGGGCCGCGCGTCTCCGGCAGCGCTTGGGGGGCTGGGAACGCCGGAAGCGCTCGTCGCGCCCTTGGCGCCGGAGGTGCCGCCCGCCGCGGATGCCGGGGCTCCTGTCATCTGGCCGCCTCCTCAGTACACGCGAGAGAGCCGGGCGAACCGGGAAGCACCTCGGCCACCAGGTCGACGCCTTCCGTGCCGACCACCTTCGCCTCGACCACAAGGCCGACGCTCAATTCCTCACCGCTCGTGAACAACACCTGGCCGTCCGTCTCGGGGGCCTGGTGCGCACCTCGGCCGTACGCGCCCTCGTCCCCGTCGACCGACTCGACCAGCACCCGCACGGTCTGCCCGACGCGCTCCTCGGCACGCTGCGAGACCAGTTCCTCGGCCAGCCGCGAGACACGCGCGAGCCGCTCGGCGACCACGTCCTCGTCCAGCTTGTTCTCGTACGTCGCCGCTTCGGTGCCCTCCTCGTCGGAGTAGCCGAAGACGCCGATCGCGTCCAGTCTCGCGCCGTTCAGGAACCGCTCCAGCTCCGCGAGGTCGTGCTCGGTCTCGCCGGGGAAGCCCACGATGAAGTTGGACCGCATGCCTGCCTCGGGGGCTTTGGCGCGGATGGTGTCGAGCAGTTCCAGGAAGCGGTCGGTGTCGCCGAAGCGCCGCATCGAGCGGAGCACCGCGGGGGCGGAGTGCTGGAAGGACAGGTCGAAGTAGGGGGCGACCTTGGGGGTGGACGTGAGCACGTCGATGAGACCGGGCCGCATCTCGGCGGGCTGGAGGTAGCTCACACGCACCCGCTCGATGCCGTCGACCTCGGCGAGCTCGGGAAGGAGGGACTCCAGCAGCCGGATGTCACCCAGGTCCTTGCCGTACGAGGTGTTGTTCTCCGAGACCAGCATGACCTCCTTGACGCCCTGCCCGGCCAGCCACCGGGTCTCGTTCAGCACGTCAGCGGGCCGGCGTGAGATGAAGGAGCCGCGGAAGGAGGGGATGGCGCAGAAGGAGCAGCGGCGGTCGCAGCCGGAGGCGAGCTTCACGGAGGCGACGGGCGAGCCGTCCAGGCGGCGGCGCAACGGCGAGCGCGGCCCGGAGGCCGGAGCGAGACCTTCCGGGAGATCGACGGGGGCGTGCCCCGGAAGCGCGACCTCGGTCGCCGACTCCTGGCGCTCGGCCGGGCTGATCGGCAACAGCTTGCGCCGGTCGCGCGGGGTGTGCGCGGCGTGGGTGCCACCGTTCAGGATGGTCTGGAGGCGGTCGGAGATGTCAGCGTAGTCGTCGAAACCGAGCACGCCGTCGGCCTCGGGCAGCGCCTCGGCCAGCTCCTTTCCGTACCGCTCCGCCATACAGCCGACCGCCACGACGGCCTGGGTTCTGCCGTGTCCCTTGAGGTCGTTGGCCTCCAGGAGCGCGTCGACGGAGTCCTTCTTGGCGGCCTCGACGAAACCACAGGTGTTGACGACCGCGACGTCCGCTTCCTCGGCGTCCTCGACGAGCTCCCAGCCGTCCGCCTCCAAGCGGCCTGCGAGCTCCTCCGAGTCCACCTCGTTACGGGCGCAGCCAAGAGTGACGAGTGCGACGGTACGGCGTTCAGGCATGGGCTCAAGACTACTTCGTCCCACCGACAGCCCACGTCTACGGGGCAGGGCCCTACCCGTAGGGGCGCTTCCCCGTACGATGCCTGTGCGTACCCCGGCATGCTCGGGAGGGTCAGCCGACCTCCGGGTCGCCCTTCGTGTAGGTCAGGCGCTCCACCTGGCCGGGCTGGAAGTCGTCCTCGATCTTCTTGCCGTTGACGTAGAGCTGGACGGCTCCGGCGTCACCCAGGACGAGGTCGATCTTGGAGCTGTCCTGGAACGTCTTGGACTGGCCCTGCTTGAGGAGGCCGTCCCACAGGAGGCGGCCGTTGTGGTCCTTGGCGGAGATCCAGCTACGCCCGTCGGCGGCGCTGACCTGTACGGTCACCTTGTCACGAGGCGCGGCGGCGATGGCGCTGTCGGTCGGGTCGGCGTCGGTCGGGTCGGCGTCGGGCTCGTCGGCTGCGGGCGGGGGGAGGCGGGCTTGCTGTTGGTAGGTTTGGAGCCCTCGGCGAGCTGCGTGGTGTCGCCGTCCTCGCCGTCGCCGCCGTTGAAGGCGGTGAAGCCGACGAAGCCGATCACCGCGACGATCGCGGCGACCATGGCGGCGGTCCAGTTGGGGCCGCGCCGCTCGGGTCGGATGCGCTCCGCCTCGAACAGCGGGGCCGCCGGGGTCGGCGCGGGCCGCCCGCCGTGGGTCTCGTCGAACTGTGTGAGCAGCGGAACGGGATCGACGCGCGCCGCGCGCGCCAGGGTGCGGATGTGGCCGCGCGCGTAGACGTCGCCACCGCAGGAGGCGAAGTCGTCCTGCTCGATCGCGTGCACGATGGCGATGCGGACCCGGGTGGCACTGCTGACGTCGTCGACGGTCAGCCCGGCCGCGATGCGTGCCTGCTGAAGGGCACGGCCGATCGAGGGGCGTTCCGCCCAGCGTTCGTCACGGTCGTCTTCGAACGGAGGCTCGTCTTCGGGGGAGTTGCCGTCAGGGGAGTTGCCGATGGACACGGGGGCGCCTTTCGAGCGTGTAGCCACCTGTGCTGGAGGTTCAGTCTAGGGGGGGTACGAAAGGGTGGGGCAACCGGACGGTGGGACTTTGTACGCCATCAGAATGGCCGGACATCCTGCTGGTGGTGAGGGGTGGGGCACGAAACTGCCCCCTCCTCCAACTTGACGTACACCGAAGGGAAACGGTTGCTCACGATTTCCTTACGGGTGAGTCACGTTCGAATACCCGAATGCCGTAAGCACATCCGCGTTCCGCCCGTCGGACGACCGGTTTTCCCCTCCTCCGCGACCTTTGTGTGACCCTTTCGAGCCCCGGCCGCAGATCTCACTCCCCTTCAGTCTCCCCCCGGATCACGGCCAGCACTCCGTCCAGCTCGTCGGGTTTCACCAGAACGTCACGTGCCTTGGAACCCTCGCTCGGTCCGACGACACCCCGGGACTCCATGAGGTCCATCAGCCGCCCGGCCTTGGCGAAGCCGACGCGCAGCTTGCGCTGGAGCATGGACGTCGAGCCGAACTGCGTGGAGACGACCAGTTCGGCCGCCTGGCACAGCAGGTCGAGGTCGTCACCGATCTCCTCGTCGATCTCCTTCTTCTGCTTGGTGCCCACGGTGACGTCGTCCCGGAAGACGGGCGCCATCTGGTCCTTGCAGTGCCGGACGATCGCGGCGACCTCGTCCTCGGTCACGAACGCGCCCTGCATCCGGGTCGGCTTGTTCGCGCCCATCGGCAGGAAGAGCCCGTCACCCTTGCCGATCAGCTTCTCGGCGCCGGGCTGGTCGAGGATGACGCGCGAGTCGGCGAGTGAGGAGGTGGCGAAGGCGAGCCGCGAGGGCACGTTCGCCTTGATCAGACCGGTGACGACGTCCACGGACGGCCGCTGTGTGGCGAGCACCAGATGGATGCCGGCCGCGCGCGCGAGCTGCGTGATCCGCACGATGGCGTCCTCGACGTCCCTCGGCGCCACCATCATCAGGTCGGCCAGCTCGTCCACGATCACCAGCAGGTACGGGTACGGCTGGAACTCGCGCTCACTGCCCTCGGGCGGCTTCACCTTGCCGTTCCTGATGGCCTCGTTGAAGTCGTCGATGTGCCGGTAGCCGAAGGCCGCCAGGTCGTCGTAGCGCAGGTCCATCTCGCGCACGACCCACTGCAGGGCCTCGGCGGCCCGCTTGGGGTTGGTGATGATCGGCGTGATCAGGTGCGGGATGCCCTCGTAGGCGGTCAGCTCGACGCGCTTGGGGTCGACGAGGACCATGCGGACGTCCTCGGGGGTCGCGCGGACCATGATCGAGGTGATCAGGCAGTTGATGCACGACGATTTACCCGAGCCGGTCGCACCTGCGACGAGCACATGCGGCATCTTCGCCAGATTGGCCATCACATAGCCGCCCTCGACGTCCTTGCCGAGCGCGACCAGCATCGGGTGATCGTCCTCGGCCGCGTCCGCGAGACGCAGTACGTCACCGAGGTTGACCATCTCGCGGTCGGTGTTGGGGATCTCGATGCCGACCGCCGACTTGCCGGGGATCGGGCTGATGATCCGTACGTCCGGGCTGGCGACGGCGTACGCGATGTTCTTGGTGAGCGCGGTGATCCGCTCGACCTTGACCGCCGGGCCCAGTTCGACCTCGTAGCGCGTGACCGTCGGGCCGCGGGTGAAGCCCGTGACGGACGCGTCGACCTTGAACTCGGTGAAGACGTTGGTGAGGGAGGCCACTATGGCGTCGTTGGCGGCGCTGCGGGTCTTGCCGGGCCCGCCCCTCTCCAGGAGGTCGAGCGAGGGCAGTGAGTAGGTGATGTCACCGGAGAGCTGGAGCTGTTCGGCGCGTGGCGGCAGCTCGCGGGGCTCATCGGGAGCCTGCTTGGTGAGGTCCGGCACGGGGGAGTCCTGTCTGGCTCCCTTGGGCGGCTTGGCAGCCGGGGGTTCCTGCTTGGGCGCCTTGCCGCGGGCGGCCGGGACGGGCGTGGTGTCCTCCCGGTCCCCCACGCTCACCCCCTGGGTCAGGTCGGCGACCACCGGCGAGGGCGGCATCCCGTGCAGCACGGCACCGTCGAGCGCGGCAGCGGCGGCCGCGGCGACGTCCACCGCGTCCATCGGCCGGTCCGCGTCGGGCTGCCGCACGGCGGAGCGCTTCGGTCGGCGCCGGGTGGGTGCCTCCTGCTCGGCGCCGACTGGGTCGTACGCCTCGGGGGCCGGGCGGCGTCTGCGGGGGCGCGCGGGCAACGCGTCGCGCCACTGCTCCTCGTAGCGCGCGTCGTCCTCGCCGTACTCCTCGTACGCCTCGTCGTCCGCGACGATGCCCAGCTTCCGTCCGAGCAGCCGCAGCCGCTGGGGGATCGCGTTGACCGGCGTCGCCGTGACCACCAGCAGCCCGAAGATCGTGAGCAGCACCAGCATCGCCACGGCGAGGGCCTCACCCATGGTGTAGGTCAGTGGGGTGGCCGTGCCCCAGCCGATGAGTCCTCCGGCATCCCTTATCGCCTGCATTCCGACGGTGCGGGCGGGCGAACCGCAGGCGATGTGGACCTGTCCGAGCACGCCGATGACGAGCGCGGACAGGCCGATGACGATCCGGCCGTTGGCCTCGGGCTTCTCGGGGTGCCGGATGAACCGTACGGCGATGACCCCGAGCAGTATCGGCACGAGCAGGTCGAGCCGGCCGAAGGCGCCGGTCACGAGCATCTCGACGAGTTCGCCGACCGGGCCGCGCAGATGGGACCAGGTGCCGGCGGCGACGATCAGGGCAAGGGCGAGCAGCAGCAGCGCGAGACCGTCCTTGCGGTGCGCCGGGTCGAGATTCTTCGCGCCCTGCCCTATGCCTCGGAAGACGGCGCCGACGGCGTGCGCGGCGCCGAGCCAGACAGCGCGTACGAGTCTGTACACGCCCCCGGTCGGATTGGGAGCCGGCTTCGGAGGGGCCGTCTTCTTCGCGGGTGCCTTCTTGGCGGCGGCTTTTTTCGCGGGGGCCTTCTTCGCCGGAGCCGCCGCCTTCTTCGCGGGCGGCTTCTTCGCTGCGGACTGACGTGAGGCCATGAGTGTGAGGTTACCGGTGGAGGCCACAGCCGACACGTGTGACTACTGCTTCACCCGTTCGTGTCGCACGCCCGAAGCCCCGAAACTGACATCGTCCGACAGGACCTCAGCCGGAAGACCGTCGTCCACAACTGGACGCGGGCCTGAGTCACTTGTGTGCCCCCGGCCCGCGCCGCGGAACGTGCTCAGTTCTGCGACGGCACCGATGCGGGCCCGCCCGTGCCCGGCTCCAACGCGTCCAGCGCCCGGCGCAGGCCCGTGAGTTTGCGTTCGAGATGGGCAGCTGTGGCCACCGCGGCGGCGTCCGCCGCCTCGTCGTCGAGCTGTTTGGACAACGCCTCCGCCTGCTCCTCGACGGCCGCGAGCCGCGCGGAGAGTTCGGCGAGGATGCCGCCGGAAGGCTCTTTGGAGCCGCCCGCCGTGCCCTTGCCACCGCCCTCCAACTGGAGCCGCAGCAGCGCCGCCTGCTCCCTGAGCTGGCAGTTCTTCATGTACAGCTCGACGAAAACGGAGACCTTGGCGCGCAGCACCCATGGGTCGAACGGCTTCGAGATGTAGTCCACCGCACCCGCCGCGTACCCACGGAACGTGTGATGCGGTCCGTGGTTGATGGCGGTGAGGAAGATGATCGGGATGTCCCTGGTCCGTTCGCGCCGCTTGATGTGCGCGGCCGTCTCGAAACCGTCCATTCCCGGCATCTGGACATCCAGCAGAATGACCGCGAAGTCGTCCGTCAACAGCGCCTTGAGCGCTTCCTCCCCGGACGATGCCCGCACCAGCGTCTGATCGAGCGCGGAGAGGATGGCCTCCAGCGCCAACAGATTCTCCGGCCGGTCATCGACCAGGAGGATCTTGGCCTTCTGTACCATGGCCCGCCCTCCTCGCCCCGGCTTGGGGCCTCCCCTGTCCGCAGGACTCGGCGTGACACCACTCGGCGTCACCCCAGGGGACGACTCCCTCGCGCCACCCGTCCTTGTGCCGGTCATCGTAGCCGCACCCCGCCTGTCGCCACACCCTGTCACCGTGATGTCACTGTGCTCGTAGCAGAAACGCAGCAGGGGACCAGAAGGTTCCCCGAATCCCGCGTTTCTACACGGCCGCGGCCACACTCAGTCAGCAACTGCGCGCGCCCCCCAACGGGTTGTCATCTCATGTCGTACGCGGTGTCACTCACCGCGCATCCACTGTTCCATGACCGACAGCAGATGATCCGGATCGACCGGCTTCGTCACATAGTCGGAGGCTCCGGAGCCGATCGCCTTCTCCCGGTCGCCCTTCATCGCCTTGGCCGTCAGCGCGATGATAGGCAGTCCGGCGAACTGGGGCATCCGGCGGATCGCCGTCGTCGTCGCGTATCCGTCCATCTCGGGCATCATGATATCCATCAGGACGACCGACACGTCGTCGTGCTGCTCCAGGACCTCGATGCCCTCTCGGCCGTTCTCCGCGTACAGCACGGACAGGCCGTGCTGCTCCAGGACGCTGGTGAGCGCGAAGACGTTGCGGATGTCGTCGTCGACGATCAGCACCTTCTCGCTGTCGAAGCGGGCGACCCGGGGCGGCTGCGGCGCCTCCTGCGCCCAGTGCTCCTGTGCCTGCCCGTTGCCCGCGGCGGGCGGGGCGGACGGGGAAGGGGCCGACACGGCCCTGCGGCGCCGCCTGAAGAGCGCGGCGGCCCCGTTCTGGGTCTCGCGGTACGACTTCACCTCGGCCGGCGTCTCGGCGGACTCGGTCAGTTCGTTCTCGGAGGCCAGCAGTTCCCCGGCCCCCAGCGCGGCGGGCGCGTTGTGCGGGTAGCCCTGCGGGGGCAGTTCGCTCGGGTGCAGTGGCAAATACAGGGTGAAGGTGGAGCCGCGTCCCGGCTCGCTCTGCGCGTGGATCTCGCCGCCCAGCAGCCGGGCGATCTCCCGCGAGATGGACAGCCCCAGACCCGTACCGCCGTACTTGCGGCTCGTGGTGCCGTCCGCCTGCTTGAACGCCTCGAAGATCACCCGCATCTTGCTGGCCGCGATGCCGATGCCCGTGTCCGTCACCGAGAACGCGATCATGTCGGCGTCCGCGTCCCGCAGCGAGCCCGCTTCCAGCAACTGCTCCCTGATCGCAACCGGCACATCCGCGCCGGCCGGCCGGATGACCAGCTCGACGGCCCCGGAGTCGGTGAACTTCACCGCGTTGGACAACAGGTTCCGCAGCACCTGCAACAGCCGCTGCTCGTCCGTGTGCAGCGTCGCGGGCAGCTCCGGCGAGACCCGTACGGAGAAGTCGAGACCCTTCTCGGCGGTCAGCGGCCGGAAGGTGGCCTCCACGTAGTCGACGAGTTGGACGAGCGCGATACGGGTCGGTGAGACGTCCATCTTGCCCGCCTCGACCTTCGACAGGTCCAGGATGTCGTTGATCAGCTGGAGCAGGTCGGAACCAGCCCCGTGGATCGTCTCGGCGAACTCGACCTGCTTGGGCGTCAGGTTCGACTCGGCGTTGTCGGCGAGCAGTTTGGCGAGGATCAGCAGCGAGTTGAGCGGGGTGCGCAGCTCGTGCGACATGTTCGCCAAGAACTCGCTCTTGTAGCGCATGGAGACGGCCAATTGCTCGGCACGCTCCTCCAGGACCTGTCGCGCCTCCTCGATCTCGGTGTTCTTGACCTCGATGTCGCGGTTCTGCCGGGCCAGCAGCTCGGCCTTCTCCTCCAGTTCGGCGTTGGACGCCTGGAGGGCCTTCTGCCGGTTCTCCAACTCGTCCGAACGCTCGCGCAGTTGCTCGGTCAGCTCCTGCGACTGCTTCAGCAGCACCTCGGTCTTGGTGTTGACGGAAATGGTGTTGACGCTCGTCGCGATCATCTCCGCGATCTGGTTCAGGAAG
Coding sequences:
- a CDS encoding DNA translocase FtsK; the protein is MSAVASTGNLTLMASRQSAAKKPPAKKAAAPAKKAPAKKAAAKKAPAKKTAPPKPAPNPTGGVYRLVRAVWLGAAHAVGAVFRGIGQGAKNLDPAHRKDGLALLLLALALIVAAGTWSHLRGPVGELVEMLVTGAFGRLDLLVPILLGVIAVRFIRHPEKPEANGRIVIGLSALVIGVLGQVHIACGSPARTVGMQAIRDAGGLIGWGTATPLTYTMGEALAVAMLVLLTIFGLLVVTATPVNAIPQRLRLLGRKLGIVADDEAYEEYGEDDARYEEQWRDALPARPRRRRPAPEAYDPVGAEQEAPTRRRPKRSAVRQPDADRPMDAVDVAAAAAAALDGAVLHGMPPSPVVADLTQGVSVGDREDTTPVPAARGKAPKQEPPAAKPPKGARQDSPVPDLTKQAPDEPRELPPRAEQLQLSGDITYSLPSLDLLERGGPGKTRSAANDAIVASLTNVFTEFKVDASVTGFTRGPTVTRYEVELGPAVKVERITALTKNIAYAVASPDVRIISPIPGKSAVGIEIPNTDREMVNLGDVLRLADAAEDDHPMLVALGKDVEGGYVMANLAKMPHVLVAGATGSGKSSCINCLITSIMVRATPEDVRMVLVDPKRVELTAYEGIPHLITPIITNPKRAAEALQWVVREMDLRYDDLAAFGYRHIDDFNEAIRNGKVKPPEGSEREFQPYPYLLVIVDELADLMMVAPRDVEDAIVRITQLARAAGIHLVLATQRPSVDVVTGLIKANVPSRLAFATSSLADSRVILDQPGAEKLIGKGDGLFLPMGANKPTRMQGAFVTEDEVAAIVRHCKDQMAPVFRDDVTVGTKQKKEIDEEIGDDLDLLCQAAELVVSTQFGSTSMLQRKLRVGFAKAGRLMDLMESRGVVGPSEGSKARDVLVKPDELDGVLAVIRGETEGE
- a CDS encoding response regulator, which codes for MVQKAKILLVDDRPENLLALEAILSALDQTLVRASSGEEALKALLTDDFAVILLDVQMPGMDGFETAAHIKRRERTRDIPIIFLTAINHGPHHTFRGYAAGAVDYISKPFDPWVLRAKVSVFVELYMKNCQLREQAALLRLQLEGGGKGTAGGSKEPSGGILAELSARLAAVEEQAEALSKQLDDEAADAAAVATAAHLERKLTGLRRALDALEPGTGGPASVPSQN
- the pgsA gene encoding CDP-diacylglycerol--glycerol-3-phosphate 3-phosphatidyltransferase; the encoded protein is MTGAPASAAGGTSGAKGATSASGVPSPPSAAGDARPVRGGKLGAAAVNQASLWNIANILTMVRLVLVPGFVMLMLMDGGYDPVWRAWAWAAFAVAMITDIFDGHLARTYDLVTDFGKIADPIADKAIMGAALICLSSLGDLPWWVTGVILGRELGITLLRFIVIRYGVIPASRGGKLKTLTQGTAVGMYVLALEGPLATLRWWVMAVAVVLTVVTGLDYVRQAIVLRRRGIAEREAAAEGTEH
- the rimO gene encoding 30S ribosomal protein S12 methylthiotransferase RimO encodes the protein MPERRTVALVTLGCARNEVDSEELAGRLEADGWELVEDAEEADVAVVNTCGFVEAAKKDSVDALLEANDLKGHGRTQAVVAVGCMAERYGKELAEALPEADGVLGFDDYADISDRLQTILNGGTHAAHTPRDRRKLLPISPAERQESATEVALPGHAPVDLPEGLAPASGPRSPLRRRLDGSPVASVKLASGCDRRCSFCAIPSFRGSFISRRPADVLNETRWLAGQGVKEVMLVSENNTSYGKDLGDIRLLESLLPELAEVDGIERVRVSYLQPAEMRPGLIDVLTSTPKVAPYFDLSFQHSAPAVLRSMRRFGDTDRFLELLDTIRAKAPEAGMRSNFIVGFPGETEHDLAELERFLNGARLDAIGVFGYSDEEGTEAATYENKLDEDVVAERLARVSRLAEELVSQRAEERVGQTVRVLVESVDGDEGAYGRGAHQAPETDGQVLFTSGEELSVGLVVEAKVVGTEGVDLVAEVLPGSPGSLACTEEAAR